The Nonlabens spongiae genome contains a region encoding:
- a CDS encoding M23 family metallopeptidase, which yields MIRSSYLLIILSFLSFRYSESQNNIIIDDYFINPLEIDLKLSGNFGELRSNHFHSGLDIKTNQRTGARVVAVANGYVSRIKIERYGYGKALYITHPNGYTSVYGHLEKFAPRIEKYVKNKQYVKESYEIQLFPGDLELRIDQGELIAYSGNSGGSGGPHLHFEIRDSAARPMNPMMMGIEIADTKKPLVRNGMVYPIDRNAIINGENKPMPVRLVQQSDGTFKAPSFRAHGNIGIGINTVDQQNGSNNKNGVFKISTYLNGSKNFEIEFDKYTFAESKRLNQLIDYGFFKKNKSRIMRLYIPDNSPLSLYQNTVNDGVLQLVQPEMNHHFKAEIMDFKGNTSEVVFNIENDYPPNELVVEDESDLTYIHKGTTFREQYGNFHLTIPSGALYDDELLAIQQHLDTLKVHEDEIPLHKNIIIEYNLDSKQGDNLDQYFIGSVASWGKVYPIKTSRKGNRLRASSRYFGTFAVSKDTDVPSITPINFRDKQWISKNQTLKIKIDDATSGVDGYRATVNGKFILMEYDYKTDLLVYDFDDGVVNEKENHLKLIVTDEVGNSNTFEAVFYRKPLNP from the coding sequence ATGATTAGATCCAGCTACCTTCTTATAATATTATCATTTTTAAGTTTTCGCTATAGCGAAAGCCAAAACAACATCATCATTGATGATTATTTTATCAACCCGTTAGAAATTGACTTAAAGCTAAGTGGAAATTTTGGGGAGTTACGCTCCAATCATTTCCACTCGGGTCTAGATATTAAAACAAATCAAAGAACTGGTGCTCGTGTGGTTGCCGTTGCAAATGGCTATGTAAGTCGCATCAAAATAGAACGCTATGGGTATGGAAAAGCGCTCTACATTACGCACCCAAATGGTTATACCAGCGTTTATGGCCACTTAGAGAAGTTTGCGCCTCGTATTGAGAAATATGTCAAGAATAAACAGTACGTTAAAGAATCTTATGAAATTCAACTTTTTCCAGGAGACCTAGAGTTGCGCATAGATCAAGGAGAACTCATTGCCTACAGTGGAAACTCAGGAGGCAGCGGTGGACCACACCTCCATTTTGAAATAAGAGATAGTGCAGCGCGTCCCATGAATCCCATGATGATGGGCATTGAAATAGCCGATACTAAAAAACCTTTAGTCAGAAATGGAATGGTCTACCCTATCGATCGCAATGCAATCATCAATGGCGAGAACAAACCCATGCCGGTACGATTAGTACAGCAAAGCGATGGTACTTTCAAAGCTCCATCTTTTAGAGCTCACGGTAATATAGGTATAGGTATCAATACAGTGGATCAACAAAATGGCAGCAACAATAAAAATGGCGTTTTTAAAATTTCTACCTATTTAAATGGCAGCAAAAATTTTGAGATTGAATTTGATAAATACACTTTCGCCGAATCCAAAAGACTCAATCAACTTATAGACTATGGCTTTTTCAAAAAGAACAAAAGCCGTATCATGAGACTCTATATTCCAGACAACAGTCCATTGAGTCTCTATCAAAATACAGTCAATGATGGAGTCCTACAACTTGTTCAGCCAGAAATGAACCATCATTTCAAAGCAGAGATCATGGATTTTAAGGGAAACACTTCTGAGGTTGTCTTTAATATTGAAAATGACTATCCTCCTAATGAACTAGTGGTAGAAGATGAAAGTGATCTAACTTATATTCATAAAGGAACTACATTCAGAGAGCAATATGGTAATTTTCACTTGACGATTCCCAGTGGAGCCTTGTACGATGATGAATTACTTGCTATACAACAACATCTGGATACCTTGAAAGTTCATGAAGATGAGATACCACTTCACAAGAACATTATCATTGAATACAACTTAGATAGCAAGCAAGGCGATAACCTTGACCAATATTTTATAGGCAGCGTGGCTTCATGGGGTAAAGTATATCCGATCAAAACATCTAGAAAAGGAAACAGATTAAGAGCCAGCAGCAGATATTTTGGAACTTTTGCCGTTTCCAAGGATACAGATGTGCCTAGCATTACCCCTATCAATTTTAGAGATAAGCAATGGATCTCAAAAAACCAGACTCTTAAAATAAAAATTGATGATGCTACTAGCGGCGTAGATGGTTATCGTGCGACAGTCAATGGTAAATTCATTCTTATGGAATACGACTACAAAACTGATCTGCTGGTGTACGATTTTGATGACGGTGTCGTTAATGAAAAAGAAAATCACCTTAAACTAATTGTGACGGACGAGGTAGGAAATAGCAATACCTTTGAAGCCGTTTTTTATCGAAAGCCTCTAAACCCATAA
- a CDS encoding aldo/keto reductase produces MKKLRFKNGDQLDAIGLGTWKSEKGAVGEAVKIALHNNYRHIDCAATYGNEAEIGQAFNEVFSNGEIKREDVWITSKLWNNAHLPKDVEPALDQTLSDLQLDYLDLYLIHWPVAFKPETPNPSGPEDYLSPEEAPIIDTWNELIRLKKEGKIKHIGVSNFSIEKLKDLISKTDETPEMNQVELHPLLQQNDLFEFCSKNGINMTAYSPLGSGDRSDGMKQKDEPNMFELETIKSIAQKHNCTEGQVLINWSAQRGTAVIPKSTNEGRIKENIAAAAVNFDEQDLKDLAALDRHYRYVTGKFFEVPEKGYKNIYDE; encoded by the coding sequence ATGAAAAAGTTAAGGTTTAAGAACGGTGATCAGTTAGATGCCATAGGTTTAGGTACCTGGAAATCAGAAAAAGGAGCTGTGGGAGAAGCCGTCAAAATAGCTTTACATAATAACTACAGACATATTGATTGTGCTGCAACCTATGGAAATGAAGCAGAGATAGGTCAGGCATTTAATGAGGTATTCAGCAATGGAGAAATTAAGCGTGAAGATGTTTGGATCACCAGTAAATTATGGAATAATGCTCATTTACCTAAGGATGTAGAACCTGCACTGGATCAAACGCTTAGCGATCTTCAATTAGATTATCTGGATTTATACCTCATTCACTGGCCTGTTGCCTTTAAACCTGAGACTCCTAACCCGAGCGGTCCAGAAGATTATTTGTCACCTGAGGAAGCTCCTATTATTGACACCTGGAATGAACTTATCCGGTTAAAGAAAGAAGGTAAGATAAAACACATAGGAGTTTCTAATTTTAGCATCGAGAAGCTTAAAGATCTCATTTCAAAGACAGACGAAACTCCCGAAATGAATCAAGTAGAGTTGCACCCATTGCTTCAGCAAAACGATCTATTTGAATTCTGCTCTAAAAATGGCATCAATATGACGGCATATTCTCCATTAGGAAGCGGTGATCGCTCTGACGGTATGAAACAAAAAGATGAACCTAATATGTTTGAACTTGAAACCATCAAGTCCATAGCTCAAAAGCATAATTGTACTGAAGGCCAGGTTCTTATCAACTGGAGTGCTCAACGAGGTACTGCTGTGATTCCTAAATCAACAAATGAGGGACGCATAAAAGAAAATATTGCAGCAGCCGCAGTAAACTTTGATGAGCAAGATTTGAAAGACCTTGCGGCTCTCGACAGGCATTATCGCTATGTAACGGGTAAATTCTTTGAAGTTCCAGAAAAAGGTTATAAGAACATCTATGATGAATAA
- a CDS encoding TonB-dependent receptor: MKQLHTILLLIFSSGLLAQNAVIQGIILDANQEPIENINVSLVGSEKGTSTDSTGFYRLLIPADTEVDIKFYSLTHNTYILKNIIVEAGAPFEFNPILELKVTEIETVIITRVSEQEFEGVTTIEPKLLSRIPGVQAGVENLIKSLPGVSNNNELSTQYNVRGGNFDENLVYINEIEVYRPFLVRSGQQEGLSILNSDLVRSVDFSAGGFQAQYGDKLSSVLDIKYRRPKSFGAGVDASFLGVNSYVEGKKDDFTGILGLRYRDNSLFVSSRETEAIAVPRFFDAQTYLTYQFNSRFELGFLGNIAINSYEFQPLNSQTNFGTVQDAQALIINYDGREDDQYETYFGALKASYDVNDDLNLRFISSIYHTQEQEHFDILARYRIGRPNTDIGGDNLGEVDFTTAIGSELDHGRNDLDALIVNLQHRGTVKIDSEKKDKDLLEWGVKFTKEDIRDRVREYTVIDSAGFSVRPPLSEFTNREPYFSFEAPLEPFLNVRANNDVNTTRYQAFLQYSSRGYLGDHEIFWNVGARSHTWTVAGNDFEDTTQTVVSGRSQAAIKPDWQNTDMLFRLSGGLYYQPPFYRELRNFQGEVVPDVKAQKSIHIVAGNDWSFNWTSKEGEKRPFKLTTEVYYKDLDDVNTYTVENVRIRYRADNVSRAYAYGADVRLNGEFIQGTESWISLGYLKTEENINDRGYISRPTDQRLKVAFLFQDYVPRLPNLKAYLNMVYQTGLPGGSPSYADPYDFQFRLKDYFRADLGIQYVFVDDKIRPPEGSWLGKFRELSLGAQIFNIFNYENNISNLWVRDVASGSQLAVPVRLTPRVFNLRLIARM; the protein is encoded by the coding sequence TTGAAACAGCTTCATACTATTCTTCTGCTAATTTTTAGCTCAGGTCTTCTTGCTCAAAACGCAGTCATACAAGGAATTATACTCGATGCAAATCAAGAACCTATTGAGAACATAAATGTTTCACTCGTCGGATCAGAAAAAGGTACATCAACAGACTCAACTGGCTTCTACCGACTCTTAATTCCAGCTGATACCGAAGTTGATATCAAGTTTTATTCTTTAACTCACAATACGTATATCCTCAAGAATATTATCGTAGAAGCAGGAGCTCCTTTTGAATTCAATCCCATCTTGGAGCTAAAAGTGACCGAAATAGAGACAGTGATCATTACTCGAGTTTCTGAGCAAGAATTTGAAGGAGTCACCACTATTGAACCAAAACTTCTCTCTCGCATACCTGGCGTCCAGGCTGGAGTTGAAAATTTAATTAAATCACTTCCTGGAGTAAGCAACAATAATGAATTGAGTACTCAGTATAACGTACGTGGCGGAAACTTTGATGAAAACCTCGTCTACATCAATGAGATCGAAGTTTACCGACCTTTTCTTGTAAGAAGTGGTCAGCAAGAAGGATTGAGTATTTTAAATAGCGATCTGGTACGCAGTGTAGATTTCAGTGCGGGAGGTTTTCAGGCCCAGTATGGGGATAAATTGAGCTCAGTGCTGGATATTAAATACAGACGTCCTAAATCTTTCGGAGCAGGAGTTGATGCTAGTTTTTTAGGCGTAAATAGCTATGTCGAAGGTAAAAAAGATGACTTTACAGGAATTCTGGGATTGCGTTATCGCGACAATAGTCTATTTGTAAGTTCTAGGGAAACTGAGGCTATTGCCGTACCTCGATTCTTTGACGCGCAGACCTATTTGACATATCAATTCAATTCAAGGTTTGAATTAGGCTTTTTGGGAAACATAGCTATTAATAGTTACGAGTTCCAGCCGCTTAACTCTCAGACTAATTTTGGAACCGTTCAAGATGCCCAGGCTCTTATCATCAATTATGATGGTCGTGAAGACGATCAGTACGAAACCTATTTCGGTGCTTTAAAAGCCAGTTATGATGTAAATGATGACCTCAATTTGCGATTTATTTCCAGTATCTACCATACGCAGGAACAGGAGCACTTTGATATTTTGGCACGCTATCGCATCGGTCGGCCTAATACAGATATAGGTGGTGATAATCTGGGAGAAGTAGATTTTACAACCGCTATTGGCTCTGAACTGGATCATGGGCGCAATGATCTGGATGCATTGATCGTAAATCTACAGCATAGAGGAACAGTAAAGATCGATAGTGAAAAGAAAGACAAAGATTTACTGGAATGGGGTGTAAAATTTACCAAAGAAGACATTAGAGATCGAGTCAGGGAATATACTGTCATTGACAGTGCCGGATTTAGCGTGCGCCCTCCTCTTTCTGAGTTTACAAATCGCGAACCTTATTTTTCATTTGAGGCACCGCTAGAACCATTTCTAAATGTAAGAGCAAACAATGATGTCAACACGACTCGTTATCAAGCTTTTCTACAATATAGCAGTCGAGGTTATCTAGGCGATCACGAGATTTTCTGGAATGTAGGAGCTCGTAGTCATACCTGGACCGTGGCTGGAAATGATTTTGAGGACACAACTCAAACTGTAGTCTCAGGAAGATCTCAGGCTGCCATCAAACCCGACTGGCAAAATACTGATATGCTCTTCAGACTTTCTGGAGGATTGTATTACCAGCCTCCATTTTATCGTGAATTGAGAAACTTTCAAGGGGAAGTCGTTCCTGATGTCAAGGCTCAGAAATCCATCCACATCGTCGCAGGAAACGACTGGAGCTTCAACTGGACGAGCAAAGAGGGCGAGAAACGTCCCTTCAAACTAACAACAGAAGTCTATTATAAGGACCTGGATGATGTCAACACCTACACGGTAGAAAATGTACGCATACGCTACCGAGCAGATAATGTTTCCCGAGCTTATGCCTATGGAGCTGATGTAAGATTGAACGGTGAGTTCATTCAAGGAACTGAAAGCTGGATCAGTTTAGGGTATTTAAAAACCGAAGAAAACATCAATGATCGCGGTTACATCTCCAGACCTACAGACCAGCGTCTGAAGGTGGCTTTCTTGTTTCAAGACTATGTTCCGCGCCTGCCGAACTTGAAGGCTTATCTGAATATGGTTTATCAGACAGGCTTGCCGGGCGGCTCCCCCAGTTATGCAGATCCTTATGATTTTCAATTCCGTCTCAAGGATTACTTCAGGGCAGATCTAGGGATTCAATATGTCTTTGTCGATGATAAAATTAGACCTCCCGAGGGCAGCTGGTTGGGCAAATTCAGAGAATTATCTCTGGGTGCACAGATTTTCAATATCTTCAATTATGAAAACAACATCAGTAATCTTTGGGTAAGAGATGTTGCCAGTGGTTCACAACTGGCCGTTCCCGTAAGATTGACACCACGGGTGTTCAATTTGAGATTGATCGCAAGGATGTAG
- a CDS encoding Smr/MutS family protein, with protein MIKIDQLKPGDLVCVIDEDLCGNFAFAKAKQITFICEHGFEHTRPASQLILSGDFEFETPIQDQSTEPASSPKGLTNIDEMVVDLHLHEVVSHTSNMTNHEKVVAQLDRAKSALEEAESKRIKKVILIHGVGKGKLKKELHHFLNGKTSINYHDADYKRFGYGATEVVFYKFS; from the coding sequence ATGATCAAGATTGACCAGCTCAAACCAGGTGATCTGGTTTGTGTGATCGATGAAGATCTATGTGGGAATTTCGCTTTCGCGAAAGCGAAACAGATAACCTTCATTTGCGAGCATGGATTTGAACATACCAGACCGGCGAGTCAGCTTATTTTGTCAGGCGATTTTGAATTTGAAACACCTATACAAGATCAATCCACTGAACCGGCAAGCAGTCCAAAAGGCCTGACCAATATTGATGAGATGGTTGTAGATTTACATTTGCACGAAGTGGTTTCCCATACTTCAAACATGACTAATCATGAAAAGGTAGTCGCGCAACTTGATCGAGCCAAATCTGCCCTCGAAGAAGCTGAGTCAAAACGAATTAAAAAAGTAATCCTCATACACGGAGTAGGAAAGGGAAAACTTAAAAAAGAATTGCATCATTTCCTAAATGGTAAGACTAGTATCAATTACCACGATGCTGATTATAAGCGTTTTGGTTACGGAGCAACTGAGGTGGTTTTTTATAAGTTCAGTTAA
- a CDS encoding cysteine desulfurase family protein: protein MRQVYLDSAATTQMRPEVIDHMTQVMKEQYGNPSSTHSYGRSAKSIIENARKNIAKHLNVTAAEIIFTSGGTEADNLAIHSCVRDLGVTRIISSSIEHHAVLYIIDHCKEKYGVEVDHVRLKECGSVDMRHLEELLESGSGKTLVSLMHINNEIGNKLDVKTVGELCKKYDALFHSDCVQSIGHYEMELSKLPIDFTAVSAHKFHGPKGVGFAFIRKGTGLKPLILGGSQERGIRAGTESVHNIAGMDLALNMAYENLDQDRAYVLDLKDYFKTELSEKIPGVKFNGSCGDHVKSTYTLLNVCLPCPADKAAMLLFTMDLKGIACSKGSACQSGSQKGSHVLTSILPDEDLNKPSLRFSFSIFNTKEELDYVVNVLKEYIDSLNPVTV from the coding sequence ATGAGACAAGTATATCTAGATAGTGCCGCAACCACCCAAATGCGACCGGAAGTCATCGATCACATGACCCAAGTCATGAAAGAGCAATATGGTAACCCCAGTTCCACGCACAGCTACGGCCGCAGTGCAAAATCTATCATCGAGAATGCTCGTAAAAATATTGCTAAACACCTTAATGTCACAGCTGCGGAAATCATTTTTACTTCAGGAGGAACTGAGGCAGATAATCTAGCCATTCATAGTTGTGTGAGAGATCTAGGTGTTACGCGCATCATCAGTTCTTCTATTGAACACCACGCTGTTCTTTACATTATTGATCATTGCAAGGAAAAATATGGAGTAGAAGTGGATCACGTCAGACTCAAAGAATGTGGGAGTGTTGACATGAGACATCTGGAAGAATTACTTGAGAGTGGAAGCGGTAAAACGCTGGTTTCTCTTATGCATATCAACAATGAGATAGGCAACAAGCTAGATGTAAAGACTGTGGGCGAGCTTTGTAAAAAGTACGACGCTCTATTTCATTCAGATTGCGTACAGTCCATAGGCCATTATGAGATGGAACTTTCTAAGCTTCCTATAGATTTTACGGCCGTGAGTGCCCATAAATTTCATGGTCCCAAAGGTGTGGGGTTTGCATTTATACGTAAAGGAACCGGCCTTAAACCTTTGATTTTGGGAGGTTCTCAAGAACGCGGTATCCGCGCTGGAACTGAAAGCGTACACAATATCGCAGGCATGGATCTTGCGCTGAACATGGCTTATGAGAATCTAGATCAGGACCGTGCCTATGTTTTAGATTTGAAAGATTATTTCAAAACAGAATTGTCCGAAAAAATTCCAGGTGTAAAATTCAATGGCAGCTGTGGGGATCATGTGAAAAGTACCTACACATTGCTCAACGTGTGTCTTCCCTGTCCAGCCGACAAAGCTGCGATGTTATTGTTTACCATGGATTTAAAAGGTATTGCTTGTTCTAAAGGGAGCGCCTGCCAGAGCGGTTCTCAAAAAGGTTCGCACGTGCTGACGAGCATTCTTCCTGATGAGGATCTCAACAAGCCCAGTCTGAGATTCAGTTTTTCGATCTTCAATACTAAGGAAGAGTTAGACTACGTGGTAAATGTACTTAAGGAATATATAGATAGCTTGAATCCCGTTACTGTGTAA
- a CDS encoding T9SS type A sorting domain-containing protein, with protein sequence MKNFILLITAVLCSQIAAAQLYAENNSYIFSKGSDIFVREKVRLRNGSFLYLRGESQLLQKDDVDNEGSGLLSVYQEGTTNQFTYNYWSSPVSNADTGLDGNVGFSRTVIKYPITGGVVDEFSRNAGDPVFLNAPNYNGITDDGTASIPLRIAGYWLWNFDSSGNADTGYAGWIPFQDDSTVLEPGYGFTMKGTRTRNTGNTPNRRTFNGTVGQRYDFRGRANNGTITMGVGNDNATLIGNPYPSAIDLKRFLEVNAEHQDGGGNDVLINPEIRYWESVEETSHYLIDYLGGYGVYSPQGFEVGSNDGYATEGTYIEPIFRRTDNDGNILTSTAQTGGGSTDGARRYAAVGQGFFVCRTNTAVPATENSFEATPTPFITDGVVIGTDNGSNILGSIISFTNEMRQWRKENGSTSIFKRNPGATSSNSSSSGTVSMTLNVVHRGEYVRPLKMVFHPSTSQDYDHAWEVPVNNRLENDAYVDIEGGEYILSTQNFDVNMRIPIGLEVQHDNDQARLVEFEVPEELRQNFDPAEIYLYDGLSGIYHDIKNRNQFILVQPGHYTDRFEITFTDATLSNPDYDFSGVEIFQNNNIQKLTVLNPDMLDVKDITLYDLAGRMVIRLDDLATEASYTLGTDTFSTGIYIAKVTTKDDLEKTTKVSISN encoded by the coding sequence ATGAAGAACTTTATTCTTTTGATTACCGCAGTTTTATGTTCGCAAATAGCGGCTGCTCAACTTTATGCGGAAAACAATAGCTATATCTTCAGCAAGGGATCAGATATTTTTGTACGTGAGAAAGTGAGATTACGCAACGGTAGTTTTCTTTACCTAAGAGGTGAATCGCAGCTCCTTCAAAAAGATGATGTCGACAATGAAGGCTCAGGCTTACTTTCAGTTTACCAAGAGGGAACCACAAATCAATTTACTTACAACTACTGGTCATCACCGGTAAGTAACGCTGATACGGGTCTCGATGGTAATGTAGGTTTCTCAAGAACAGTAATCAAATATCCTATAACTGGAGGAGTAGTTGATGAATTTTCTAGAAACGCTGGTGATCCCGTTTTTCTCAATGCTCCTAATTATAATGGAATAACGGATGATGGAACTGCATCGATACCGCTCAGAATCGCTGGTTATTGGCTTTGGAATTTTGACAGTAGTGGTAATGCAGATACTGGATATGCTGGCTGGATCCCGTTTCAAGATGACTCAACCGTGCTTGAGCCAGGTTACGGATTTACTATGAAAGGTACTAGGACTAGAAATACTGGAAACACTCCTAACAGAAGAACTTTTAATGGGACCGTGGGACAGCGATATGATTTTAGAGGTCGTGCAAATAACGGTACCATTACGATGGGTGTAGGTAATGATAATGCAACTTTGATAGGTAATCCATACCCAAGTGCCATAGATCTCAAAAGGTTTCTTGAGGTAAATGCTGAGCACCAAGATGGCGGTGGAAACGATGTATTAATTAATCCTGAAATAAGATATTGGGAATCGGTAGAAGAGACTTCACATTATCTTATTGATTATCTAGGTGGATACGGTGTTTATTCTCCGCAAGGTTTTGAGGTGGGCAGCAATGACGGCTACGCAACCGAAGGTACCTACATTGAGCCTATTTTTAGGAGAACTGATAATGATGGTAATATATTAACATCAACGGCTCAAACTGGTGGTGGATCTACTGATGGTGCTAGAAGATATGCCGCAGTAGGTCAAGGCTTTTTTGTTTGTAGAACAAATACTGCCGTACCGGCGACTGAAAACTCTTTTGAAGCCACGCCTACTCCATTTATTACAGACGGTGTCGTGATAGGTACTGATAATGGAAGTAATATTCTAGGTTCTATAATTTCTTTTACCAATGAAATGAGACAATGGAGAAAAGAAAATGGTAGTACATCAATTTTTAAAAGAAACCCTGGAGCGACCTCGAGCAACTCTAGCTCTAGTGGTACGGTTAGCATGACTTTAAACGTGGTGCATCGTGGAGAATATGTGAGACCACTCAAAATGGTTTTCCACCCTAGTACTTCTCAGGACTATGATCATGCATGGGAAGTTCCTGTCAATAATAGACTAGAAAATGATGCTTATGTTGACATAGAAGGTGGAGAATACATTCTTTCAACACAAAACTTTGATGTTAACATGCGTATTCCAATTGGTCTTGAGGTTCAACACGATAATGATCAAGCTAGGCTGGTAGAATTTGAAGTTCCTGAGGAATTGAGACAGAACTTTGATCCAGCAGAAATATATCTTTACGATGGCCTATCTGGAATTTACCATGATATCAAGAATAGAAATCAATTCATTTTAGTTCAACCGGGTCACTATACTGATCGTTTTGAAATAACATTTACTGACGCTACCCTTAGCAATCCAGATTATGATTTCTCTGGTGTTGAAATATTTCAAAATAATAACATACAAAAACTTACTGTGCTTAATCCAGACATGCTAGATGTTAAAGATATTACTTTATATGACCTTGCAGGTAGAATGGTAATCCGTTTGGATGATTTAGCTACAGAAGCAAGTTACACTTTGGGTACAGATACTTTTTCTACTGGAATTTATATCGCGAAGGTTACAACTAAGGATGACCTAGAGAAAACTACTAAAGTTAGTATTTCAAACTAA
- the rny gene encoding ribonuclease Y, whose amino-acid sequence MEVQHYIFIAIALILGLVIGFFIAKSIVEKGKASQLVADARREAQSLTDKAAQKAEKIEKDAAAKGEQISKQKLERGKQKFMDLKAKHEKEVMAREKKVADSERRTKDKESKVTSELATNKKLNQKLESQLKEAEEKRNAIFKREEEIEKMHAEQVKKLEVASGLSGEEAKAQLVESLKDQAKTEAMSIIQNTIEEAKLTAQQEARKVIINTIQRIGTEEAVENCVSVFNLESDDVKGRIIGREGRNIRALEAATGVEIIVDDTPDAIILSCFDSVRREVARLSLHKLVTDGRIHPARIEEVVRKTRKQIDQEIIEVGKRTVIDLGIHGLHPELLKMVGRMKYRSSYGQNLLQHSREVAKLCGTMAAELGINPKLAKRAGLLHDIGKVPETEDETPHAILGMKLAEKHGEKPEVCNAIGAHHDEIEMTSLLSPVVQVCDAISGARPGARRQVLDSYIQRLKDLEDIAFGFKGVEKAYAIQAGRELRVMVESERINDEKAAQLSFEISQKIQTDMTYPGQVKVTVIRETRAVNIAK is encoded by the coding sequence ATGGAAGTACAACATTATATTTTTATTGCCATCGCCCTCATTCTAGGGCTCGTAATAGGCTTTTTTATCGCTAAAAGCATCGTAGAAAAGGGAAAAGCATCCCAGCTGGTGGCAGATGCTCGTAGAGAGGCACAATCTCTTACAGACAAAGCTGCCCAAAAGGCAGAAAAGATTGAAAAAGATGCTGCTGCAAAAGGTGAACAAATCAGCAAACAAAAACTAGAGCGTGGCAAGCAAAAATTCATGGATCTCAAAGCTAAACACGAGAAAGAGGTCATGGCACGTGAAAAGAAAGTAGCCGACTCTGAAAGAAGAACCAAAGACAAGGAGTCCAAAGTAACGAGTGAGCTTGCCACTAATAAAAAGCTCAACCAAAAATTAGAAAGCCAGCTCAAGGAAGCTGAAGAGAAGCGCAACGCCATCTTCAAACGTGAAGAGGAGATAGAAAAAATGCACGCTGAGCAGGTTAAAAAACTTGAGGTAGCAAGCGGTCTATCAGGAGAAGAGGCAAAAGCCCAACTGGTAGAATCCTTGAAAGATCAAGCCAAGACCGAGGCGATGAGCATTATTCAAAATACAATCGAAGAGGCAAAACTCACGGCTCAGCAAGAAGCTCGTAAAGTAATTATAAATACCATTCAGCGCATAGGTACAGAGGAAGCAGTAGAAAACTGTGTTTCTGTCTTTAATTTGGAAAGTGATGATGTTAAGGGCCGTATTATCGGTAGAGAAGGCCGGAATATTCGCGCTCTTGAGGCGGCAACAGGAGTTGAGATAATAGTAGATGACACTCCAGATGCCATTATCCTGAGTTGTTTTGACTCCGTTAGAAGAGAGGTCGCCCGTTTGTCACTACACAAACTAGTAACAGATGGCCGTATACACCCAGCACGTATCGAGGAAGTCGTGCGTAAGACACGTAAACAAATCGATCAGGAAATCATCGAGGTAGGTAAACGCACGGTAATTGATCTTGGAATTCATGGTCTACACCCAGAGCTACTCAAAATGGTGGGCCGCATGAAGTACAGATCAAGTTATGGACAGAATCTATTACAGCACAGTAGAGAAGTGGCTAAGCTTTGTGGAACCATGGCAGCAGAATTAGGCATCAATCCTAAACTAGCAAAAAGAGCCGGATTACTCCATGACATAGGAAAAGTTCCAGAAACAGAAGATGAAACCCCACACGCGATACTAGGTATGAAACTCGCTGAAAAGCACGGCGAGAAACCTGAAGTTTGCAACGCAATAGGAGCGCACCATGATGAGATCGAGATGACTTCATTGCTCTCACCAGTTGTCCAGGTATGTGATGCCATCAGTGGTGCACGACCTGGTGCAAGGAGACAGGTTCTGGATTCTTATATACAAAGACTTAAAGACCTTGAGGATATAGCATTTGGATTTAAAGGGGTTGAAAAAGCTTATGCAATTCAAGCTGGTAGAGAATTAAGAGTAATGGTCGAGAGTGAGCGTATCAACGACGAGAAAGCAGCTCAACTCTCATTTGAAATCTCGCAAAAGATTCAGACTGACATGACTTATCCAGGGCAGGTTAAAGTTACGGTCATACGCGAGACACGGGCGGTAAACATTGCTAAATAA
- a CDS encoding cell division protein ZapA: MDKLKVKIPVADRVYPLTIDPAREEGLRKAAKSIEKMVKQLEQSYAVRDKQDVLAMCALQFAARAEQVTIDSHADVEEASKQLELLNELLSDELS, from the coding sequence ATGGATAAACTTAAAGTCAAAATACCTGTGGCAGACCGTGTGTACCCACTCACAATAGATCCCGCGAGGGAAGAAGGGTTGCGCAAGGCGGCAAAAAGCATCGAGAAGATGGTTAAGCAGCTGGAGCAAAGCTATGCGGTGAGGGATAAGCAAGATGTTCTTGCTATGTGTGCGTTGCAGTTTGCAGCACGCGCTGAGCAGGTTACCATAGACAGTCATGCAGATGTAGAGGAAGCTTCTAAGCAGCTGGAATTGCTTAACGAGCTTCTATCTGATGAGCTGTCGTAA